A genomic window from Caldicellulosiruptor kronotskyensis 2002 includes:
- a CDS encoding cache domain-containing sensor histidine kinase → MKRITNTFSNMSIKYKLFASYMFVILISFGIFSFMNYVIVGRDVEKQAIYSSGKIVDQTASFLENRVSSVKNVLNILALDSTVQELVNRPDDYYYENIGNWLVDSQRFTKLFYSTCQNFDILSISIYMTQGLAKLSETDSYFLFERIEKLPWYQQMVLKGELFAWVTPKMINVARKDVVSLIRLIPDPKNISEYRAAIRADISIAEIERILNQALFTSRTLAFIVNSNGEVVARSLNRANLSIGEIIKGIEKNISSQEANVVEMEVGGEKLLVRTRSISDTDWYLVLVTPYKEIHELNIKTIKQVFFMIFLITPFTLIFAFWAATSSTSRIKKLTHNMKKVIEKGDFNIELDSHSQDEVGQLIYTFNYMLKKIKELLHEQYQLGKEKKNLELKALQSQINPHFLYNTLDLINWIAIKNKNEDISRLVTSLSQFYKLSLSKGEDVVTVENEIEHVKAYVMIQNYRFDNCIDLKIDVPQKLLKARIPKLTLQPLVENSIHHGILEKEEQKGTIIIKGEIIDDKMAAIYVIDDGVGISKQVLEKIKKGEVETSKGHGFGIKNINERLKIYFGNEAGLFYESKINEKTVAKVLFPVEE, encoded by the coding sequence ATGAAAAGAATTACAAATACTTTTTCAAATATGAGTATAAAATACAAATTGTTTGCTTCATATATGTTTGTGATTTTAATATCATTTGGTATATTTTCTTTTATGAACTATGTTATTGTTGGAAGGGATGTCGAAAAACAGGCTATTTATTCTTCTGGCAAGATTGTGGACCAGACAGCTTCTTTCTTAGAAAACAGGGTTTCATCAGTCAAAAATGTCCTGAACATTTTAGCTCTTGATTCAACTGTGCAAGAGCTTGTAAACAGACCGGATGACTATTACTACGAAAACATAGGAAACTGGCTTGTAGACTCCCAGAGATTTACAAAACTTTTTTACAGCACATGCCAAAATTTTGACATACTAAGCATCTCAATTTATATGACACAGGGATTGGCAAAACTCAGCGAGACAGATAGCTATTTTCTTTTTGAAAGGATTGAAAAGCTTCCATGGTATCAGCAGATGGTTTTAAAAGGGGAGCTTTTTGCTTGGGTGACCCCAAAAATGATAAATGTTGCGCGAAAAGATGTTGTGTCTTTGATAAGACTGATTCCAGACCCTAAGAATATTAGTGAATACAGAGCTGCGATCAGAGCTGATATCTCAATTGCTGAAATTGAAAGGATACTAAATCAGGCTTTGTTTACAAGCAGAACACTTGCTTTTATTGTCAATTCAAATGGAGAAGTGGTTGCACGTTCTTTAAATAGAGCAAATTTATCTATTGGGGAGATAATAAAAGGAATAGAAAAGAATATATCATCTCAAGAGGCAAATGTTGTTGAAATGGAGGTAGGGGGTGAGAAACTTCTTGTTCGAACGAGGAGTATTAGTGATACAGATTGGTATCTTGTACTGGTTACACCTTACAAAGAGATTCATGAGCTTAATATAAAGACTATTAAACAAGTATTTTTCATGATATTCTTGATTACACCTTTTACATTGATATTTGCTTTCTGGGCAGCGACCTCAAGCACATCAAGAATTAAAAAACTTACTCATAATATGAAAAAGGTTATCGAAAAAGGTGATTTCAATATAGAATTGGATTCCCACTCTCAAGATGAGGTGGGGCAGCTCATATATACCTTTAACTATATGCTAAAAAAGATAAAAGAACTTTTGCATGAGCAGTACCAGCTTGGTAAGGAGAAGAAAAATTTAGAGCTAAAAGCTCTTCAGTCACAGATAAATCCTCATTTTTTGTACAACACCCTTGACCTTATAAACTGGATTGCAATTAAGAACAAGAATGAAGATATTTCAAGGCTTGTAACCTCTCTTTCTCAGTTTTATAAATTAAGTCTTAGCAAGGGTGAGGATGTTGTAACAGTGGAAAATGAGATAGAACATGTAAAAGCCTATGTGATGATTCAAAATTACAGGTTTGACAACTGCATTGACCTTAAGATAGATGTTCCACAAAAACTTCTCAAAGCACGCATTCCTAAACTGACACTTCAGCCGCTTGTTGAAAATTCTATTCACCATGGAATTTTGGAAAAAGAGGAGCAGAAAGGTACAATAATCATAAAAGGCGAAATAATAGATGACAAAATGGCTGCGATATATGTTATTGATGATGGTGTTGGAATAAGTAAGCAAGTTCTTGAAAAGATAAAAAAGGGAGAGGTTGAGACGTCAAAAGGACATGGTTTTGGTATAAAAAATATAAACGAAAGGTTAAAAATCTATTTTGGAAATGAAGCTGGACTGTTTTACGAGAGCAAAATAAACGAGAAAACAGTTGCAAAGGTGCTGTTTCCTGTGGAAGAATAG
- a CDS encoding ABC transporter permease gives MKKNGFWYEIKKNKVLYAMFLPVAIYYILFAYIPMGGIVLAFKEFNYRDGILFSPWNGFKNFEYFFASGRAWLVTKNTILYNIAFLAAYTVFSVACAIFIAELAGKIFKKFIQSVMFLPYFVSWVVVAAMMYNFFNYDYGLINTLIKNLGGEPIDIYSNPTYWYFLLPMLYVWKWVGYGSVLYLAAIMGFDEECYEAAIIDGANIFQRIFYITIPMLKPTMIILILLALGRILRGEFDMFYQIIGNNGLLLDYTDIIDTLVFRSLMQVQDIGMASAAGAYQSVLCFVIIMFVNWIVRRYDKDYALF, from the coding sequence TTGAAAAAGAACGGTTTTTGGTATGAAATAAAAAAGAACAAGGTACTTTATGCCATGTTCTTACCAGTAGCAATTTACTACATTCTGTTTGCCTACATACCGATGGGTGGAATTGTTCTTGCTTTTAAAGAGTTCAACTATCGAGACGGAATACTTTTCAGTCCATGGAACGGTTTCAAAAACTTTGAGTATTTCTTTGCTTCGGGCAGAGCTTGGCTTGTCACAAAAAACACTATTCTTTACAACATAGCTTTTTTAGCTGCGTACACAGTATTTTCAGTCGCTTGCGCAATTTTTATAGCCGAGCTTGCAGGTAAAATCTTTAAAAAGTTCATCCAGTCTGTAATGTTTTTACCATATTTTGTATCATGGGTTGTTGTGGCAGCTATGATGTATAACTTTTTCAACTATGATTATGGTCTTATTAACACCTTGATAAAAAACCTTGGTGGTGAGCCTATAGATATCTACTCAAATCCTACTTACTGGTATTTCCTTTTGCCAATGTTATATGTATGGAAGTGGGTAGGTTACGGAAGCGTTTTATATCTTGCAGCTATAATGGGATTTGACGAAGAATGTTATGAGGCAGCAATAATTGATGGTGCAAATATCTTCCAGAGAATCTTTTATATCACAATCCCGATGTTAAAACCGACAATGATAATATTGATTTTGCTTGCACTTGGAAGAATTTTGCGTGGCGAGTTTGATATGTTTTATCAGATAATAGGTAATAACGGTCTTTTGCTTGACTATACAGATATTATAGACACTCTTGTATTCAGAAGTCTCATGCAGGTTCAGGATATTGGAATGGCGTCAGCAGCAGGTGCTTATCAGTCTGTGCTGTGCTTTGTAATTATAATGTTTGTCAACTGGATAGTCAGAAGATATGATAAAGACTATGCACTGTTCTAA
- a CDS encoding glycosyl hydrolase 53 family protein: protein MKRVFTIFVLLIFVISFTFAFPLLPTKVLAQNSAQVKKQIGIKVDPIGTDIAVGKNIFSDSEAPTNPATLANDGDETTFWSAQDAGIHWLKIDLGDVYTNLFATEVVFNGNGSYQYKIEYSIDDNRWTVLVDKSNNSDTSQTQYDKFIPPASGIRYIRVTITSTPNNEPASIKELKVYRMVDDTFIKGADVSMLKQIEDCGGKFYLNRVQMDALEILKYFGVNWIRLRIWNDPKDADGNPLGGGNCSAENMLVIAKRAKALGMKLLLDFHYSDFWADPGKQDKPKAWANLSFDELKQAVYQYTYDVIKMYKDQGALPDMVQVGNEVNGGMLWPDGKTWGENAGGYDNFAELLKAGIRGVKDAAGPDNQVKIMIHLANGGDNELYRRVFDNLTQRGVEFDVIGLSYYPYWHGKLSDLIYNMNDISKRYNKEIVIAETAYAYTLENGDGLNNIFGTREAATAGYDPSVQNQALVIRNIANALAQVPDGKGLGIFYWEPDWIPVEGAGWKTGEGNGWDNQAMFDFNGNTLDSLYVFKMLNNIMIVGYKPVVVGTAPGEMPKLPAKITAILSNGLTKEVDVTWDSIDPSKYAQAGSFEVYGYVEGSEVTPVAKVKVANLIQNPGFEEDLTGWNIEGQTGAANANSSAPVRSGNKKLNIWYNSPYNLVISQTITGLGQGKYTLKAWFVNTGSAQKRDIVIKDYGGQEIRIQIPQSASWDAWTPAEINDINVTTGKCTISFEIAADSGFWCAIDDVLFYRQDPDIEKNIVSVQRLDITTEVGQKPQLPPTVMVVYDDDTSSEANVTWEAIDESKYSAIGEFTVTGTVEGTTLKAYAKVKVINSKNLVKNYSFEEGLKYWISEGNTNAVKTESGGHSGTAQLTHWSDKPYKVVTYQTIENIPNGIYIFRAFANGGGGQNANYLFVKDYGGEELRINMPTKWVAEWHRMVIANIKVTTGRVTIGLYSDSENAGGTWCNLDDVEFFKVADSEFEISNTSLQKDKGLIASVTVKQSEGIQHDGREVVVFELLKGTTPVSIVAVEKDVVEAEDFKAYFNVSDYLSTDYRVKVFVFDKFDTSLSVPNSLAEPVDLR from the coding sequence ATGAAAAGAGTATTTACCATTTTTGTATTGCTCATTTTTGTCATTTCTTTTACTTTTGCTTTTCCTTTGTTGCCAACCAAGGTCTTAGCCCAGAATTCAGCTCAGGTAAAGAAGCAAATTGGGATAAAAGTTGACCCAATTGGTACTGATATAGCTGTGGGCAAAAATATTTTTTCTGACAGTGAAGCCCCAACAAATCCGGCAACCCTTGCAAATGACGGTGATGAGACTACTTTTTGGAGTGCACAGGATGCAGGCATTCATTGGCTGAAGATTGATTTGGGAGATGTTTATACAAACCTTTTTGCAACTGAAGTAGTTTTTAATGGTAATGGAAGCTATCAGTATAAAATTGAATATTCAATAGATGACAATAGGTGGACAGTGTTAGTAGACAAATCAAACAATAGTGACACTTCACAAACACAGTATGACAAGTTCATACCACCTGCCTCAGGGATAAGGTATATCCGTGTTACAATCACCTCAACACCAAACAATGAGCCAGCTTCAATAAAGGAGTTAAAGGTATACAGAATGGTTGATGATACTTTCATAAAGGGCGCAGATGTGTCAATGCTAAAACAAATAGAAGATTGTGGTGGTAAGTTCTATTTGAACAGAGTCCAGATGGATGCACTTGAGATTTTGAAATATTTTGGAGTTAACTGGATAAGGCTTAGAATATGGAATGACCCTAAAGATGCTGATGGTAATCCATTGGGAGGAGGAAATTGCAGTGCGGAGAATATGCTTGTGATTGCAAAAAGGGCAAAGGCTTTAGGTATGAAACTATTACTTGATTTTCATTACAGTGACTTTTGGGCAGACCCAGGAAAACAAGATAAACCAAAAGCATGGGCAAACCTTTCATTTGATGAACTAAAACAGGCAGTTTACCAGTATACTTATGACGTCATAAAAATGTACAAAGATCAAGGTGCTCTTCCTGACATGGTTCAGGTTGGAAATGAGGTTAATGGCGGTATGCTCTGGCCGGATGGGAAAACATGGGGCGAAAATGCTGGAGGATATGACAATTTTGCAGAGCTTCTAAAGGCAGGGATTAGAGGTGTAAAAGATGCTGCTGGACCTGATAATCAGGTAAAGATTATGATTCACCTTGCAAACGGAGGGGACAATGAACTATACAGAAGAGTATTTGACAATTTGACCCAGCGCGGTGTTGAATTTGATGTAATTGGACTTTCATATTATCCATACTGGCATGGAAAGCTTAGTGATTTAATCTACAATATGAATGATATTAGCAAAAGATATAACAAAGAGATAGTTATTGCAGAAACAGCGTATGCATACACTTTAGAAAATGGAGATGGACTGAATAATATCTTTGGCACAAGAGAAGCTGCAACAGCAGGATATGATCCATCAGTCCAAAATCAAGCGCTGGTTATTAGAAACATTGCAAACGCTTTAGCACAAGTTCCAGATGGCAAAGGACTTGGCATATTCTATTGGGAGCCAGATTGGATACCTGTTGAAGGTGCTGGCTGGAAGACAGGTGAGGGAAATGGATGGGATAACCAAGCTATGTTTGATTTTAATGGGAATACTTTGGATTCTCTGTATGTGTTCAAGATGCTCAATAACATTATGATCGTAGGTTACAAACCAGTTGTTGTTGGAACAGCTCCCGGTGAGATGCCAAAACTTCCTGCTAAAATCACGGCCATTTTGAGCAATGGTCTTACAAAAGAGGTTGATGTCACATGGGACAGTATTGACCCGTCAAAATATGCTCAAGCTGGTAGCTTTGAAGTTTACGGGTATGTTGAAGGAAGTGAGGTTACACCTGTTGCAAAAGTAAAAGTAGCAAATCTGATACAAAATCCTGGATTTGAAGAGGATTTAACTGGTTGGAATATAGAGGGGCAGACTGGAGCAGCAAATGCAAATAGCAGTGCTCCTGTCCGTTCAGGAAATAAGAAATTAAATATTTGGTATAACTCACCATACAATCTTGTAATATCTCAAACAATTACAGGCTTAGGGCAAGGCAAGTATACATTAAAAGCATGGTTTGTTAATACTGGTAGTGCTCAAAAACGTGATATTGTAATAAAGGATTATGGTGGACAGGAGATAAGAATACAAATTCCACAGTCAGCTTCATGGGATGCTTGGACACCTGCTGAAATAAATGATATTAATGTGACAACAGGAAAGTGCACAATTTCGTTTGAAATTGCTGCTGATTCAGGTTTTTGGTGTGCAATAGACGATGTTCTGTTCTATCGCCAAGACCCAGATATCGAAAAGAATATAGTGAGTGTTCAAAGATTAGATATTACAACAGAGGTAGGACAAAAGCCACAGCTTCCGCCAACTGTCATGGTGGTTTATGATGATGATACATCATCTGAGGCAAATGTTACATGGGAAGCTATTGATGAAAGTAAATACTCAGCGATTGGTGAATTTACTGTGACTGGTACTGTAGAAGGCACGACTCTAAAAGCGTATGCCAAAGTCAAAGTTATCAACAGCAAAAACCTTGTAAAAAATTACAGTTTTGAAGAAGGACTAAAGTATTGGATAAGTGAAGGAAATACAAATGCAGTCAAAACTGAAAGTGGAGGGCATTCTGGGACAGCGCAGCTTACTCACTGGAGTGACAAACCTTACAAGGTGGTCACATATCAAACAATTGAAAATATACCAAATGGTATATACATCTTCAGAGCCTTTGCAAATGGTGGTGGCGGTCAGAATGCTAACTACTTGTTTGTAAAAGATTATGGTGGAGAAGAACTGAGAATAAATATGCCAACCAAATGGGTTGCTGAATGGCATAGAATGGTAATTGCTAACATTAAAGTTACCACTGGACGCGTTACAATAGGGCTTTATTCAGATTCAGAGAATGCAGGAGGAACATGGTGTAACCTTGACGATGTAGAATTTTTCAAGGTTGCTGACAGTGAATTTGAGATTTCAAATACAAGCCTGCAAAAAGATAAAGGACTTATTGCAAGTGTTACGGTAAAACAATCAGAAGGTATTCAGCATGATGGCAGAGAAGTTGTAGTGTTTGAACTATTAAAAGGGACAACTCCTGTTTCAATTGTTGCTGTTGAAAAGGATGTAGTAGAAGCTGAAGACTTTAAGGCCTATTTTAATGTAAGTGATTATCTGAGCACTGACTACAGAGTAAAAGTATTTGTATTTGACAAATTTGACACAAGCCTTTCTGTTCCAAATAGTCTTGCTGAGCCTGTTGATCTTCGATGA
- a CDS encoding carbohydrate ABC transporter permease → MRKGKDYILFNIVGYIFITIIGLFTFIPFVALVVSSFASENYIINHGYTLIPREFSLSAYKLIFQNPQRIFRAYLVTIIVTSVGTSLSLFLSTMAAYVMYRKDVKYRNALAFFLYFTTLFNGGLAPYYIILANYYHLKNNVLVLILVPLFNVFYILILRNFIRGSIPDSLIESAKIDGAGDFTIFLRIVLPLSKPALASIGLFIALNYWNDWWTPMMFIEKQSLYPLQYTLYLILSSVNVAANILQNVVRIDMPKESLKLAMTVVATGPIIFLYPFVQRYFVRGITLGAVKG, encoded by the coding sequence TTGAGAAAGGGTAAGGATTATATCCTCTTTAACATTGTCGGATATATATTCATAACAATAATCGGACTATTTACTTTCATACCTTTTGTTGCGCTTGTTGTAAGTTCATTTGCTTCAGAAAACTATATCATAAATCACGGTTACACTCTAATTCCAAGAGAATTTTCACTCAGTGCATACAAGCTCATCTTCCAAAACCCTCAAAGAATTTTCAGAGCTTACTTGGTAACCATTATAGTGACAAGCGTTGGTACAAGCTTGTCGTTGTTTCTTTCCACAATGGCTGCGTATGTTATGTACAGAAAAGATGTGAAATATAGAAATGCATTGGCTTTTTTCCTGTACTTCACAACACTTTTTAACGGCGGTCTTGCTCCGTACTATATAATATTGGCAAATTACTATCATTTGAAAAACAACGTACTTGTTCTGATACTTGTGCCACTTTTCAATGTGTTTTACATTTTAATCTTGCGCAACTTTATCAGAGGTTCTATTCCAGACTCTTTGATAGAGTCAGCAAAGATTGACGGCGCAGGAGATTTTACAATATTCTTGAGAATTGTTTTGCCACTTTCAAAACCAGCTTTGGCATCTATTGGACTTTTTATAGCTCTCAATTACTGGAACGACTGGTGGACGCCGATGATGTTCATCGAGAAACAGAGCTTGTATCCTCTACAGTATACATTGTATTTAATCCTGTCAAGTGTCAATGTTGCGGCAAATATTCTGCAGAATGTGGTTAGAATTGATATGCCCAAAGAGTCTTTAAAACTTGCAATGACAGTTGTTGCAACAGGCCCAATAATTTTCTTGTACCCGTTTGTTCAAAGGTATTTTGTCAGAGGCATTACACTTGGTGCTGTGAAGGGTTAA
- a CDS encoding S-layer homology domain-containing protein has translation MEKRTRIASSILLVFVFLFSLLSVGYSAQEVILNSIPDKNPGEDVVISGQTVFDEIVIKVLRPNSTILYINTVKGKNFSDKFTLPADSPEGTYTVVAGKGSIVDIKTFNVIRKQPSLSSSSFEILTPEFKEAERQIGSQSSQKEDIKQSDKEAFPEITIDNSGIIRPKIYQLSEGRLDVRLDESLVQKALQMQVSKNKILTLDLKNSKPLVQYNIVLPSKVFTASFDVQEVLVDTDELDLKLPADLLKEKNIDKNKQIEILIKKVENSNIPSEIGAAVGKRPIYEIGFYQDLKKVNVERLTNSIKISIAYTPGIEELSGIENLVLFHIKEDRKAEILSNSKYVRTSKCVIANVNGFSKFAIGYVTKKFDDLKNYSWAEKAVSSLAARNIISGVDKNSFRPQEYIKRGEFVKWLVNALGLDAQYSSNFEDVKKGSSYWREVAIAKVLGIAKGYANKFKPEDYITRQDMMVLVERALEVANKPIVKTKSSLATKFSDSSDISTYAQDSVSVLVANDLIKGNSKNQILPRKFATRAEAAQLLFRIFFKWE, from the coding sequence ATGGAAAAAAGAACAAGGATAGCTTCAAGTATATTGCTTGTTTTTGTGTTTTTGTTCTCTTTATTGTCTGTGGGATATTCTGCCCAGGAAGTTATTTTAAATTCCATACCTGATAAAAATCCAGGTGAAGACGTTGTAATTTCTGGGCAAACAGTGTTTGATGAGATCGTTATCAAAGTGCTGAGACCAAATTCTACCATACTTTATATAAATACAGTGAAGGGGAAAAACTTCAGTGACAAATTTACTTTACCAGCAGACTCGCCTGAGGGTACTTACACAGTTGTGGCAGGTAAAGGTTCTATTGTCGATATAAAAACTTTCAATGTAATAAGGAAACAGCCATCTTTGTCTTCTTCATCCTTTGAGATTTTAACCCCTGAGTTTAAAGAAGCTGAAAGGCAGATAGGTAGTCAATCATCTCAAAAGGAAGATATTAAACAAAGTGATAAAGAGGCTTTCCCTGAAATTACGATTGACAATAGTGGGATAATTAGGCCCAAAATATATCAGCTGTCAGAGGGAAGATTAGACGTTAGATTAGATGAGTCTTTAGTACAAAAAGCGCTGCAGATGCAGGTGTCAAAAAACAAAATTTTAACGTTGGATCTAAAAAACAGCAAGCCTTTAGTACAGTACAATATTGTGCTTCCATCGAAAGTATTTACAGCTTCTTTTGATGTGCAGGAAGTTTTAGTTGATACAGATGAATTAGATTTGAAACTTCCAGCTGACCTATTAAAGGAAAAGAACATAGACAAGAACAAGCAAATAGAGATATTGATAAAAAAAGTAGAAAATTCTAATATACCTTCAGAGATTGGTGCGGCAGTTGGGAAAAGACCAATATATGAAATTGGGTTTTATCAAGATTTGAAAAAGGTGAATGTTGAAAGACTTACAAATTCTATAAAAATATCTATTGCTTATACTCCTGGAATAGAAGAGCTGAGCGGTATTGAAAACTTGGTTTTGTTTCATATAAAAGAGGACAGGAAAGCAGAGATTTTATCAAATAGTAAATATGTAAGGACATCGAAATGTGTGATTGCAAATGTGAATGGTTTTAGCAAGTTTGCAATAGGGTATGTTACCAAAAAATTTGACGACTTGAAAAATTATTCGTGGGCTGAAAAAGCTGTGTCTTCCCTGGCCGCAAGAAATATAATAAGTGGTGTTGACAAAAATAGTTTTAGACCTCAAGAGTATATAAAGCGTGGAGAGTTTGTCAAGTGGCTGGTAAATGCTCTTGGCCTTGATGCTCAGTATTCTTCGAACTTTGAGGATGTCAAGAAAGGTAGCAGCTACTGGCGTGAAGTTGCAATTGCAAAAGTACTTGGCATTGCAAAAGGTTATGCGAATAAGTTTAAGCCGGAGGATTATATAACAAGGCAAGATATGATGGTTCTTGTTGAAAGAGCATTGGAGGTTGCAAACAAACCAATTGTAAAAACAAAAAGTAGCCTTGCAACTAAATTTTCTGATTCGTCTGATATATCTACGTATGCTCAAGATAGTGTTTCTGTTTTGGTTGCAAATGATTTAATAAAAGGAAATAGCAAAAATCAAATACTGCCTCGAAAGTTTGCAACTCGTGCAGAAGCTGCTCAGCTTTTGTTCAGGATATTTTTCAAATGGGAATAG
- a CDS encoding ABC transporter substrate-binding protein has product MKKNFRLLSFILTVCFVLSTVLVSMFVVGFGAQTKAKRTAPGFDPSIDVSKPVKIVGYLLGDAPAEFPNVMKELNKKLQKDINATMEINYIGWGDLNYKYPLILASGENVDWMYAANWCFYFQEAAKGGFKELTMDMIKKYMPRHYKATPSVAWQEAKVKGKIYMIPTATPDRKADVVILRGDLREKYKLPPIKKYNDIEPFLAAVKKNEKGMMPMNLDNQYDLNSVMWRLLVEKTDYLEDVARVSTGGTGLFTTIYDTKPKVYYIMDKEILPAFKEAAEKVKSWYDKGYINRNAYANKVRSKDAFDQGKSAVAFGNSQDIQSNLANAKAKGWKVEIIPIFDRRGHRPADPYINNGVALVAKTKNAERTLMALDLIMEEKSYNYLVYFGIQGKNYIIKNNKIDLPKGVTADNNTYPPDAAGFWFTNKDQFLPLASWDDNYIALRNTIKKALVSSPLSSFSLDQTKVKTEIANLNSVMTQYYNPICLGMVKNVDEAFATLDKKLKAAGVDKVKAEALRQLEQYFRERNQ; this is encoded by the coding sequence ATGAAAAAGAACTTCAGGCTTTTATCGTTCATTTTGACAGTATGTTTTGTACTTTCGACCGTTTTAGTTTCAATGTTTGTGGTTGGTTTTGGTGCGCAAACAAAGGCGAAAAGAACTGCACCCGGTTTTGATCCGAGCATTGATGTGTCAAAACCTGTCAAGATTGTTGGTTATCTTTTAGGTGATGCACCGGCTGAATTTCCAAACGTTATGAAAGAACTCAACAAAAAGCTTCAAAAAGATATCAACGCAACAATGGAGATTAACTACATTGGATGGGGAGATTTGAACTACAAATATCCGCTTATTTTGGCATCTGGAGAAAATGTTGACTGGATGTACGCAGCAAACTGGTGCTTCTACTTCCAGGAAGCTGCAAAAGGTGGATTTAAGGAACTAACAATGGATATGATCAAAAAATACATGCCAAGACACTACAAAGCAACACCTTCTGTTGCATGGCAGGAGGCAAAGGTAAAAGGCAAGATTTACATGATTCCGACTGCAACACCCGACAGAAAAGCTGATGTTGTAATTTTAAGAGGAGATTTGAGAGAAAAATATAAGCTGCCACCAATCAAAAAGTATAATGACATTGAACCGTTCCTTGCTGCAGTAAAGAAGAATGAAAAAGGCATGATGCCAATGAACTTGGACAACCAGTATGATTTGAACTCAGTTATGTGGAGACTTTTGGTTGAAAAAACAGATTACTTAGAAGATGTTGCAAGAGTATCAACAGGCGGTACAGGACTTTTCACAACAATATATGATACAAAACCAAAAGTTTACTATATTATGGATAAGGAAATACTTCCTGCATTCAAAGAGGCAGCAGAGAAGGTAAAGTCATGGTATGACAAGGGATATATCAACAGAAACGCTTATGCTAACAAAGTAAGAAGCAAGGATGCGTTTGACCAAGGAAAGTCTGCAGTTGCATTTGGAAACAGCCAAGATATACAATCAAATCTTGCAAATGCAAAAGCCAAGGGTTGGAAAGTTGAGATTATCCCAATATTCGATAGAAGAGGACACAGACCAGCAGACCCATATATAAACAATGGTGTTGCTCTTGTTGCAAAGACAAAAAACGCTGAAAGAACACTTATGGCACTTGACCTGATTATGGAAGAAAAGTCCTATAACTATCTTGTTTACTTTGGAATTCAGGGCAAGAATTATATAATCAAAAACAACAAAATTGATTTGCCAAAAGGTGTTACAGCAGATAACAACACTTATCCACCAGATGCTGCAGGGTTCTGGTTCACAAATAAAGACCAGTTCTTACCACTTGCAAGCTGGGATGATAACTACATTGCACTCAGAAACACAATCAAGAAGGCACTTGTAAGCTCACCACTGTCTTCATTCTCACTTGACCAGACAAAGGTAAAAACAGAGATTGCAAACCTTAATAGCGTTATGACACAGTATTATAATCCAATATGTTTGGGTATGGTAAAGAACGTGGATGAAGCATTTGCAACACTTGACAAGAAGCTCAAAGCAGCTGGTGTTGACAAGGTTAAAGCTGAGGCACTCAGACAACTTGAACAGTACTTCAGGGAGAGAAATCAGTAG